In one window of Juglans regia cultivar Chandler chromosome 3, Walnut 2.0, whole genome shotgun sequence DNA:
- the LOC108979933 gene encoding L-type lectin-domain containing receptor kinase S.4-like produces the protein MPRSISYQTVLAKMLRFFSVFIFLSIPVSSEPPELFFRGFKDVGTDNFTLDGNAKIQKSGILQLTNDTGRLMGHAFFNSPFRFKNSSTGKVLSFSTSFGFAIVPEYPKLGGHGLAFTIATSKNLNALPRQYLGLFNSSDIGNFSNHLFAVEFDTVQDLEFGDINDNHVGVDINSLESNASAPAAYFSSDSTKQDLNLKSGTAILAWIDYNSAENVLNVSVSPFSSKPSKPLLSFKVDLSQIFQEFMFVGFSASTGLLASSHSILGWSFKINGQAAALDLSSLPSLPGPKKKHTALLVAAYVSAVVLLLSTISAAFYLFRKIKNADVIEDWELELGPHRYSYQELKKATKRFRDRELLGRGGFGRVYKGTLPNSKIQVAVKRVSHDSKQGLREFVAEIASIGRLRHRNLVQLLGWCRRRGDLLLVYDFMANGSLDKFLFDEPITVLNWEQRLKIIKDVASGLLYLHEGYEQVVIHRDVKASNVLLDSEFNGRLGDFGLARLYEHGSNPSTTRVVGTLGYLAPELPRTGKATTSTDVFAFGALLLEVACGRRPTEQGATPEELVLVDWVWDRFIEGKVLDVIDPKLNGKYEEAEVVMVLKLGLMCSSNTPMARPSMRQVVSYLEGEVEIPDNLKAPGEYVNGGKGHLAEGFDDFVHSFPSTSVDRSSSYIFTRNREMDASCASFSTSPLSLLSGRGETG, from the coding sequence ATGCCTCGATCAATCTCGTACCAAACAGTACTGGCCAAGATGCTTAGATTCTTCTCTGTATTTATCTTCCTTTCAATCCCAGTTTCATCCGAGCCTCCCGAGCTCTTCTTTCGGGGATTCAAAGATGTGGGCACCGACAACTTTACCTTAGACGGCAACGCTAAGATCCAGAAATCCGGCATTCTTCAGTTAACCAACGACACCGGTCGGTTGATGGGCCACGCCTTCTTTAACTCGCCGTTTCGGTTCAAGAACTCTAGCACTGGTAAAGTTCTATCTTTCTCCACCTCGTTTGGTTTTGCAATTGTCCCCGAGTATCCTAAGCTCGGAGGCCATGGCCTCGCTTTCACAATCGCCACCTCCAAGAATCTAAATGCTCTGCCTCGGCAGTACCTCGGTCTCTTTAATTCCAGCGACATCGGGAATTTCTCTAATCATCTCTTCGCTGTTGAATTCGACACTGTCCAAGACCTCGAGTTCGGAGACATAAACGACAACCATGTTGGCGTCGACATCAATAGCTTAGAATCCAACGCTTCCGCCCCCGCAGCATATTTCAGTAGCGATTCAACCAAACAAGATCTTAACCTCAAGAGCGGGACTGCTATTCTAGCTTGGATCGACTACAATTCAGCTGAAAATGTCCTCAACGTTTCGGTTTCGCCATTTTCTTCAAAACCCAGTAAGCCACTCTTGTCATTTAAAGTAGATCTCTCGCAGATCTTTCAAGAATTTATGTTCGTTGGGTTCTCTGCTTCGACGGGTTTGCTCGCTAGCTCACACAGCATCTTGGGCTGGAGCTTCAAGATCAACGGGCAAGCAGCAGCTCTTGATCTCTCTTCTCTACCGTCACTACCAGGACCCAAGAAGAAGCACACAGCTCTTTTAGTAGCGGCTTATGTTTCAGCTGTCGTTCTTTTGCTATCCACCATCTCCGCTGCCTTTTACCTCTTCAGGAAGATAAAGAACGCCGACGTAATCGAGGATTGGGAACTTGAACTTGGGCCACATCGTTACTCTTATCAAGAACTGAAGAAAGCAACCAAACGTTTCCGAGACAGAGAGCTACTTGGTCGAGGTGGGTTCGGTCGAGTTTACAAAGGGACGCTTCCAAATTCGAAGATCCAAGTTGCGGTGAAGAGAGTCTCGCACGATTCCAAACAGGGTCTGCGGGAATTCGTGGCGGAAATAGCCAGCATCGGTCGGCTTCGCCACCGGAATTTGGTTCAGTTATTGGGCTGGTGTCGCAGGCGAGGCGATCTTCTTCTAGTGTATGATTTCATGGCCAATGGGAGCTTAGACAAGTTCTTGTTCGATGAGCCAATAACAGTTCTCAATTGGGAACAAAGGTTGAAGATCATAAAGGATGTCGCTTCTGGGCTTCTGTACTTACACGAGGGCTATGAACAGGTCGTGATTCACAGAGATGTAAAGGCTAGCAATGTGTTGCTAGACAGTGAATTCAACGGGAGACTAGGCGATTTTGGGCTTGCTAGACTGTACGAGCACGGCTCGAACCCCAGCACGACCCGGGTGGTGGGAACTTTAGGGTACCTTGCACCAGAGCTGCCTAGAACAGGCAAGGCCACGACAAGCACGGATGTGTTCGCATTTGGTGCACTGTTGCTTGAGGTTGCCTGTGGCCGGAGGCCCACTGAGCAGGGCGCAACGCCCGAGGAGTTAGTTCTGGTGGATTGGGTCTGGGACAGATTCATAGAAGGGAAGGTCCTTGATGTTATAGACCCTAAGCTGAATGGGAAGTACGAGGAGGCTGAGGTGGTGATGGTGCTGAAGTTGGGGCTCATGTGTTCAAGCAACACGCCAATGGCACGGCCAAGCATGCGGCAAGTAGTGAGTTATTTGGAAGGAGAGGTTGAGATCCCGGACAACTTGAAGGCGCCAGGTGAGTACGTTAATGGAGGCAAGGGTCATCTTGCAGAGGGTTTCGATGATTTTGTGCACTCGTTTCCGTCTACGTCCGTTGATCGATCGAGTTCGTACATATTCACTAGGAACAGAGAGATGGATGCTAGTTGTGCTTCTTTTTCTACTtctcctctctcccttctcAGTGGCAGAGGAGAAACTGGCTAG
- the LOC109010010 gene encoding uncharacterized protein LOC109010010 — translation MYSDIVDLCERLKLTEGEQQEVEIHEEDVRWTLEKSKKCIMACVLADKEINRNAFRNTLIKVWQIEGKADITDMRRNKFLIAFTYYVDKNRVMHGRPWTFDKFLICLVDYEDVAFPKEMQFTKEPFWIQCHDLPFACMNYGTGERLGNSVGQVLRVETSGGGSSWGKFTRFKIFHDITKPLARGRFLTLGVLHEKLPNFCYTCGIINHMAGNYRKLEWESSRTNSLSPQYGAWLRA, via the coding sequence ATGTATAGTGATATTGTTGATCTGTGTGAGAGGCTAAAGTTGACAGAGGGAGAGCAACAAGAGGTTGAGATTCATGAAGAGGATGTGAGGTGGACTCTGGAGAAAAGTAAGAAGTGCATTATGGCATGTGTCTTGGCCGACAAGGAGATCAATAGGAATGCTTTTAGAAACACACTGATCAAAGTCTGGCAAATAGAGGGCAAAGCAGATATTACTGACATGAGGAGGAACAAGTTCTTAATAGCTTTTACATACTACGTAGACAAAAATAGGGTCATGCATGGGCGTCCATGGACTTTTGACAAGTTCTTAATTTGTCTTGTTGACTATGAAGACGTTGCTTTCCCTAAGGAAATGCAATTCACGAAGGAACCATTCTGGATCCAATGCCATGATTTACCTTTTGCATGTATGAATTATGGTACAGGGGAGAGGCTTGGAAACTCTGTGGGACAAGTTCTTAGGGTGGAGACTAGCGGAGGGGGTTCAAGTTGGGGGAAGTTTACACGCTTCAAAATATTCCATGATATCACCAAGCCTTTAGCCAGGGGCAGATTCCTTACCCTGGGAGTATTACATGAAAAATTGCCAAACTTTTGTTATACTTGTGGCATTATCAATCATATGGCAGGCAACTATAGAAAGTTGGAGTGGGAGTCCAGTCGAACCAACAGTTTATCACCTCAGTATGGAGCCTGGTTAAGGGCCTAG
- the LOC109010018 gene encoding putative methyltransferase DDB_G0268948, with the protein MAELFIKQAAEYAEGRPSYPSELFEFIASKTPCQDLAWDVGTGSGQAARHLAGIFKNVIATDTSPKQLAFGPRLPNIRYQQTPPTMSAAELERDIASQSSIDVVTIAQAIHWFDLPIFYQQVKWVLKKPHGVIAAWCYTTPEVNDSVDAVFQPFYTIAAGPYLEPPIRLVDEKYKTIDFPFEPVDGADDTGPFDQFVIERLMDLDKYFAYLRSWSAYQTAREKGVELLSDDVIEEFTRAWTEDGQDQKVVKFPIYLRIGRVGNI; encoded by the exons ATGGCAGAATTGTTCATTAAACAGGCGGCAGAGTATGCGGAGGGTCGGCCTAGCTACCCTTCAGAATTGTTTGAATTCATTGCTTCCAAGACACCGTGTCAAGATCTGGCATGGGACGTGGGCACCGGGAGCGGCCAGGCTGCTCGACAT CTAGCTGGGATCTTCAAGAATGTCATAGCCACAGACACAAGCCCGAAACAGTTGGCATTCGGACCAAGGCTACCCAATATAAGATACCAACAGACCCCTCCAACCATGTCTGCAGCCGAGCTTGAACGCGATATTGCATCTCAATCAAGCATCGATGTTGTGACTATTGCACAGGCCATCCACTGGTTTGATCTCCCCATTTTCTACCAACAAGTCAAATGGGTACTAAAAAAACCTCATGGTGTCATAGCTGCATGGTGCTACACCACTCCAGAAGTCAATGATTCAGTTGATGCAGTCTTCCAACCATTTTATACCATCGCTGCAGGCCCTTATTTGGAGCCACCAATTAGATTGGTGGATGAAAAGTACAAGACAATTGATTTTCCATTCGAGCCTGTGGATGGAGCTGATGACACAGGGCCATTTGATCAGTTTGTAATCGAGAGATTGATGGATTTAGATAAGTATTTTGCATACTTAAGATCGTGGTCTGCGTATCAAACAGCTAGGGAGAAGGGTGTGGAGCTTTTGAGCGATGATGTGATTGAGGAATTTACGCGTGCTTGGACCGAAGATGGACAAGACCAGAAGGTTGTGAAGTTTCCAATTTATCTGAGGATTGGAAGAGTGGGGAATATTTAA